A section of the Bacillus sp. HSf4 genome encodes:
- a CDS encoding glycogen/starch/alpha-glucan phosphorylase produces MFTCKDSFKQCFLKRVERLCGKSFRDSSKLDQYQTLSMMVREYISSDWIGTNEKSRTNQNKQTYYLSIEFLLGRLLGQNLLNLGVRGVVERGLSDLGISLDEIEETEMDAGLGNGGLGRLAACFLDSLASLDLPGHGMGIRYKHGFFEQKIVDGHQVELPEQWLKHGYVWEIRNADQAVCVYFGGEVKMTEEGGRLRFWNENAKVITAVPHDIPVIGYETKTVNTLRLWNAEPCTLHQETNILKYKRETEAITECLYPDDTHDEGKMLRLKQQYFLVSASLQSIVKSYKKNHRSLCGLHKKVSIHINDTHPALAVPELMRILLDEERMTWEEAWHVTVHTISYTNHTTLAEALEKWRIDLFKPLLPRIFMIIEEINERFCSWLWEKYPGDWERIEKLAIIAHGEVKMAHLAIVGSYSVNGVANIHTAILKEREMNGFYHVFPYKFNNKTNGISHRRWLLKANPQLSDLITEAIGDRWIKHPESLHNLLPFAHDTAFIEAFQKVKRERKQILARLIKNATGFAVHPDSIFDVQVKRLHAYKRQLLNVLHIMYLYNRLKDDSSFSIYPQTFIFGAKASPAYHYAKKIIKLIHSVADKVNHDPEVRQSLRVIFLENYRVSLAERIFPASDVSEQISAASKEASGTGNMKFMINGALTIGTHDGANIEILERVGSDCIYTFGLKADEVLGYGEKGGYRPREYYQHDARIRQAADQLINGFFEGERDEFEEIYDSLLAYHDEYFVLKDFASYIEAQENIQSDYRKERLWAEKAVTNIAHAGYFSSDRTIKEYAGEIWGIKPHHR; encoded by the coding sequence ATGTTCACGTGCAAAGACAGCTTTAAACAATGCTTTTTAAAGCGGGTTGAAAGGTTGTGCGGGAAAAGCTTCCGCGATTCGTCAAAGCTCGATCAGTACCAGACGCTGAGCATGATGGTCAGGGAATACATCAGTTCTGATTGGATCGGGACGAATGAAAAGAGCCGTACCAATCAAAACAAGCAAACATACTACTTATCGATTGAATTTCTGCTGGGCCGTCTGCTCGGCCAAAATCTGCTTAACCTCGGCGTCCGCGGTGTTGTTGAAAGAGGGCTTTCCGATCTGGGCATTTCCCTTGATGAGATCGAAGAGACCGAAATGGACGCGGGGCTCGGTAACGGAGGTTTGGGCCGTCTTGCGGCCTGCTTTCTGGATTCGCTGGCATCGCTGGACCTTCCCGGGCACGGAATGGGCATTCGCTACAAGCACGGCTTCTTTGAACAAAAAATCGTTGACGGTCATCAGGTCGAGCTTCCGGAGCAGTGGCTAAAGCACGGGTATGTCTGGGAAATCCGCAATGCCGATCAAGCGGTCTGCGTTTATTTCGGCGGTGAGGTCAAGATGACAGAGGAAGGCGGCCGTCTGCGTTTTTGGAATGAAAATGCTAAAGTGATAACCGCCGTGCCCCATGATATTCCCGTCATCGGCTATGAGACAAAGACGGTCAACACGCTCAGGCTGTGGAACGCCGAGCCTTGCACTCTTCATCAGGAAACAAACATCTTGAAGTACAAGCGGGAAACAGAAGCCATAACGGAATGTTTATATCCGGATGACACACATGATGAGGGAAAAATGCTCCGGCTGAAACAGCAGTATTTTTTAGTGTCTGCCAGTCTGCAAAGCATTGTGAAAAGCTATAAAAAAAACCATCGGTCGCTATGCGGCCTCCACAAAAAAGTCTCGATCCACATTAATGACACACACCCCGCTTTAGCTGTACCGGAGCTGATGAGAATTTTGCTGGATGAAGAACGCATGACCTGGGAAGAAGCTTGGCATGTAACGGTACATACGATTTCATATACGAACCATACGACGCTGGCCGAGGCGCTTGAAAAGTGGCGGATTGATTTATTTAAACCGCTTCTCCCGAGGATTTTTATGATCATTGAGGAGATCAATGAACGCTTTTGCAGCTGGCTTTGGGAAAAATACCCGGGAGACTGGGAGCGGATCGAAAAGCTGGCCATTATCGCCCACGGAGAAGTGAAAATGGCGCATCTCGCGATTGTCGGAAGCTATAGTGTAAACGGTGTGGCCAACATTCATACCGCGATCTTAAAAGAGCGTGAGATGAACGGTTTTTATCATGTTTTTCCATATAAATTCAACAATAAAACAAATGGCATTTCACACAGAAGGTGGCTTTTAAAAGCAAATCCGCAGCTGTCGGATCTCATAACCGAAGCGATAGGAGACCGGTGGATCAAACATCCTGAAAGCCTGCATAATCTTTTGCCGTTTGCCCATGACACCGCTTTTATTGAGGCGTTTCAAAAAGTGAAAAGGGAACGAAAACAGATTCTCGCAAGACTCATTAAAAATGCGACGGGATTTGCCGTTCATCCGGACAGCATCTTCGATGTTCAGGTCAAGCGGCTGCATGCCTATAAACGGCAGCTTTTGAATGTGCTTCATATCATGTATCTTTACAACAGGCTGAAGGATGATTCAAGCTTTTCCATATACCCGCAAACGTTTATTTTCGGGGCGAAAGCGTCGCCTGCTTATCATTACGCCAAAAAGATCATTAAGCTGATTCATTCTGTCGCCGATAAAGTCAATCATGATCCTGAAGTCAGACAGTCATTGAGGGTCATCTTCTTAGAAAATTACCGGGTCTCATTAGCTGAGCGGATTTTTCCTGCCTCAGACGTCAGCGAACAAATCTCAGCGGCAAGCAAAGAAGCTTCGGGAACAGGGAACATGAAATTCATGATTAACGGGGCCCTGACAATCGGCACGCATGATGGCGCCAATATTGAAATACTGGAACGGGTGGGTTCTGATTGTATTTATACGTTTGGTTTAAAGGCGGATGAAGTGCTCGGCTACGGTGAAAAGGGCGGATACCGGCCGCGGGAATACTATCAGCACGATGCAAGAATCAGGCAGGCCGCTGATCAGCTCATCAACGGATTTTTTGAAGGGGAGAGAGACGAGTTTGAAGAAATCTACGATTCCCTGCTTGCTTATCATGATGAATATTTTGTTTTAAAGGATTTTGCTTCCTATATTGAAGCGCAGGAAAACATCCAGAGCGATTACCGGAAAGAAAGGCTCTGGGCTGAAAAAGCCGTGACGAATATCGCCCATGCCGGCTATTTCTCAAGCGATCGCACGATAAAGGAATACGCCGGAGAGATTTGGGGCATTAAACCGCATCACCGCTAA
- the glgA gene encoding glycogen synthase GlgA — protein MKIISAVSKCAPFVKSGGLADVAGALPKELSLLGIETAVIMPKYSLIAEGFRKRMAKIAECEVSVGWRRQYCGIEVLEHDGVSYYFIDNEYYFKRDTLYGHDDDGERFAFFSRAVLEALYTLDMAVDVIHTHDWHAAMINYLLKEDYGKRPFYQNMKTVFTIHNLQFQGIFPKEAVSDLLGLDFPHFTPETLEFYGNVNYMKGGIIAADQVTTVSPTYRDEILTPYYGERLEGVLSERRHVLTGILNGIDESVYDPLYDPDIDYHYDAENRAGKRKNKAVLQQMMGLPEREDIPVVGMVTRLTKQKGIDLIKRVLHELFEEEEMQLIVLGSGETEFENYFRYMEYAYPEQCRAHIGFSEQRSRKIYAGSDLFLMPSKFEPCGLGQLIALKYGAVPIVRETGGLNDTVSAFQEKTGEGNGFTFAHFNAHDMKHTIKRALFFYRQKGVWNGIVQKGMTQDVSWAESARRYQRIFDRVIKGDASCSRAKTALNNAF, from the coding sequence TTGAAGATCATATCCGCTGTGTCAAAGTGTGCGCCGTTTGTGAAATCCGGGGGGCTCGCCGATGTAGCCGGAGCGCTGCCGAAGGAGCTTTCCCTTTTAGGGATTGAGACGGCCGTGATCATGCCCAAATACAGTTTGATTGCCGAAGGCTTCAGAAAAAGGATGGCCAAAATCGCCGAGTGCGAGGTTTCCGTCGGCTGGCGCAGGCAGTATTGCGGCATCGAAGTTTTGGAGCATGACGGCGTGTCTTATTATTTTATAGACAATGAATATTACTTTAAGCGGGATACACTTTACGGTCATGATGATGACGGGGAGCGGTTCGCCTTTTTTTCGCGAGCCGTTTTAGAAGCTTTGTACACGCTTGATATGGCTGTTGATGTAATTCATACCCATGATTGGCATGCGGCCATGATCAATTATTTATTAAAAGAAGACTACGGAAAAAGGCCTTTTTATCAAAACATGAAAACCGTTTTTACAATTCATAATCTCCAATTTCAAGGAATTTTTCCGAAGGAGGCCGTCAGCGATCTGCTCGGCCTTGATTTTCCCCATTTTACCCCAGAAACGCTTGAGTTTTATGGGAATGTCAATTACATGAAAGGGGGGATTATTGCGGCGGATCAAGTGACAACGGTCAGTCCGACATATCGCGATGAAATCCTCACACCTTATTACGGCGAGCGGCTTGAAGGCGTCCTCTCCGAAAGGCGGCATGTCCTCACAGGCATTTTAAATGGAATTGATGAATCCGTTTATGATCCATTGTACGATCCGGACATCGATTATCATTATGACGCGGAAAATCGCGCAGGTAAACGGAAAAACAAAGCCGTGTTACAGCAGATGATGGGTCTCCCTGAAAGGGAGGACATTCCGGTTGTCGGCATGGTCACAAGGCTCACGAAGCAAAAAGGCATTGATTTGATCAAAAGGGTTTTGCATGAACTGTTTGAAGAGGAAGAGATGCAGCTGATCGTTTTAGGATCGGGAGAAACGGAATTTGAAAACTATTTCCGTTATATGGAGTATGCTTATCCGGAGCAGTGCAGGGCGCACATCGGCTTCAGCGAACAGCGGAGCCGCAAGATTTATGCCGGGAGCGATCTGTTTTTAATGCCTTCGAAATTCGAACCTTGCGGACTGGGGCAGCTGATCGCCCTCAAATATGGAGCGGTTCCGATCGTCAGGGAAACAGGCGGCCTTAATGACACCGTTTCGGCCTTCCAGGAGAAAACCGGAGAAGGAAACGGGTTTACGTTTGCCCATTTTAATGCACATGATATGAAGCACACGATCAAACGGGCGCTTTTCTTTTATCGGCAAAAAGGCGTGTGGAACGGTATCGTTCAAAAAGGGATGACCCAGGATGTGAGCTGGGCCGAATCAGCCCGGCGGTATCAGCGGATATTCGACCGGGTGATAAAGGGGGATGCGTCATGTTCACGTGCAAAGACAGCTTTAAACAATGCTTTTTAA
- a CDS encoding sugar phosphate nucleotidyltransferase: protein MNKQILGMIDTAFNQQSLQDLTACRSIGAVPFAGRYRLIDFILSSMVNSGIRSVAVFSKPPYRSLMDHLGSGKEWDLHRKKDGLFFLPSSLPHDDKAGLGSFPMFFEHLDYLERSSQQFAVITNSYTVCQIPFEHVLKRHLESGCDLTEICQEGKPLDMYVIAKKRLKELIEGHRETGLNSFAEAVNKERESLSVSRYEHSGYTAVIDTPDNYLLHSLKLIDPACWRQVFHMDRPVFTKMKNEPPVKYSKTGSVKQSIIADGCVIEGEVENSILFRGVYVGKGTKIKNSIIMQKTQIGEGCRLENVICDKDVKIGQRIEMSGTLDLPFVLKKGAVQGALMNS, encoded by the coding sequence ATGAATAAACAAATACTGGGAATGATTGACACCGCTTTTAACCAGCAGTCTCTTCAGGATTTAACGGCCTGCCGTTCCATCGGAGCCGTCCCGTTTGCCGGGAGATACCGGCTGATCGATTTTATCCTTTCATCCATGGTCAATTCCGGAATTCGGAGTGTTGCGGTATTTTCAAAGCCTCCGTACCGTTCGTTGATGGATCATTTGGGATCTGGGAAAGAGTGGGATCTGCACCGAAAAAAAGACGGTTTGTTTTTTCTGCCTTCTTCACTTCCCCATGACGATAAGGCCGGGCTTGGCTCGTTTCCGATGTTTTTCGAGCATCTCGATTATTTAGAAAGAAGCAGCCAGCAATTTGCCGTCATCACAAACAGCTATACAGTCTGTCAAATTCCTTTTGAACATGTATTGAAAAGGCATCTGGAATCCGGCTGTGATCTGACTGAAATTTGCCAGGAGGGAAAGCCTCTTGATATGTATGTCATCGCCAAAAAACGATTGAAAGAATTGATTGAGGGCCATCGGGAAACAGGGCTGAACTCGTTTGCAGAAGCTGTCAATAAAGAGCGGGAATCACTTTCAGTCAGCCGGTATGAGCATTCGGGATATACCGCTGTTATCGATACGCCGGACAACTATTTGTTGCACAGCCTGAAACTGATTGATCCCGCGTGTTGGCGGCAGGTTTTTCATATGGATCGCCCCGTTTTTACAAAAATGAAAAATGAACCTCCAGTGAAGTATTCGAAAACCGGCAGTGTGAAGCAATCGATCATTGCAGACGGCTGTGTTATTGAAGGGGAAGTCGAGAATTCCATCCTGTTCCGGGGGGTTTATGTCGGCAAAGGAACAAAAATTAAAAACAGCATCATTATGCAAAAAACACAGATTGGCGAAGGTTGCCGCTTAGAAAATGTCATCTGTGACAAAGACGTCAAAATCGGCCAGCGTATCGAAATGTCGGGGACTTTGGACCTTCCGTTCGTTTTGAAAAAAGGAGCTGTGCAAGGAGCGCTGATGAACTCTTGA
- the glgB gene encoding 1,4-alpha-glucan branching enzyme, with protein MHLFHEGRLFEGYRLFGAHQAEQDGQKGFRFCVWAPHAKEVRIVGTFNDWVGLAHRMERVNRQGVWELFIPGLEEGELYKYEIITAANESKLKCDPYAFLSEVRPKTASVTYRFPEFAWNDHQWRKKKRRKPVYEKPVSIYELHFGSWKKKADGSFFTYREMSDMIIPYVKEHGFTHIELMPLTEHPLDRSWGYQTTGYYSPTSRYGKPHDLMYFIDQAHQHDIGVILDWVPGHFCKDEHGLYLFDGLPLYEYIHEHDRENREWGTANFDLGKREVHSFLISNALYWIEMYHIDGFRVDAVANLLYWPNRPQPEANRYAIELIQTLNEQVFAKDPHFLMMAEDSTDWPKVTHPTYEGGLGFNYKWNMGWMNDILTYMEASPEQRKHLHHLVSFSLMYAYSENYILPFSHDEVVYGKRSLLHKMPGDYWQKFAQYRLLIGFFIAHPGKKLLFMGGEFAQFDEWKDDGQLDWFLDGFDMHQKARNFAKDAFHIYKKSRVLYENDHRPEGFEWIDVHNAEQSVVSFIRYGKKPNEALIAVCNFTPAAYHGYRIGVPFQTEYVEILNSDHQAYGGSHQINRRALQAQKNGLHGKPYCISMTVPPLGISILRAVKKRGGKRDERTVCGHAFGGRQRKQAERFD; from the coding sequence ATGCACCTGTTTCATGAAGGCCGTCTTTTCGAAGGCTACAGGCTGTTTGGCGCTCATCAGGCAGAGCAGGACGGCCAAAAGGGCTTCAGGTTCTGCGTTTGGGCTCCTCATGCCAAAGAAGTCCGAATCGTGGGGACGTTTAACGACTGGGTCGGTTTGGCGCATCGAATGGAAAGGGTGAACCGGCAAGGAGTATGGGAATTGTTTATACCCGGGCTTGAAGAAGGGGAGCTTTACAAATATGAAATCATCACGGCGGCAAATGAATCAAAGCTGAAATGCGATCCTTACGCATTTCTTTCTGAAGTCAGACCGAAGACCGCATCTGTTACTTACCGATTTCCGGAGTTCGCATGGAATGATCATCAATGGCGGAAGAAGAAAAGGCGGAAACCAGTTTATGAAAAACCGGTTTCCATCTATGAACTTCACTTTGGTTCGTGGAAAAAGAAAGCCGATGGGAGCTTTTTTACGTATCGGGAAATGAGCGACATGATCATCCCTTATGTGAAAGAGCATGGATTTACGCATATTGAGCTGATGCCGCTGACGGAACACCCTTTGGACCGTTCATGGGGTTATCAGACAACGGGATATTACAGTCCGACGAGCAGATATGGAAAACCGCATGATCTCATGTATTTTATCGATCAAGCCCATCAGCATGACATCGGCGTCATTCTCGATTGGGTCCCCGGCCATTTCTGCAAGGATGAGCACGGCTTGTATTTATTCGACGGTCTGCCTCTATATGAATATATCCATGAGCATGACAGGGAAAACCGGGAATGGGGGACCGCGAATTTTGACCTCGGAAAGCGGGAAGTTCACAGTTTTTTAATATCCAATGCGTTGTATTGGATCGAGATGTATCATATAGATGGTTTTCGAGTCGATGCTGTTGCAAACCTCCTATATTGGCCAAACCGCCCTCAGCCTGAAGCCAACCGCTATGCGATCGAATTGATCCAAACCTTGAATGAACAGGTTTTTGCCAAAGATCCGCACTTTTTGATGATGGCTGAGGATTCCACAGACTGGCCGAAGGTAACGCATCCGACATATGAAGGCGGTCTCGGATTCAACTATAAGTGGAATATGGGTTGGATGAATGACATTTTAACCTATATGGAAGCTTCTCCAGAACAAAGAAAGCATCTGCATCATCTTGTTTCTTTCTCCTTAATGTACGCCTACTCTGAAAATTACATCCTGCCGTTTTCCCATGATGAAGTGGTTTACGGTAAAAGGTCTTTGCTTCATAAAATGCCGGGCGATTATTGGCAAAAGTTCGCTCAATACCGCCTGCTGATCGGATTTTTCATTGCCCACCCCGGAAAAAAGCTTCTCTTTATGGGCGGTGAGTTCGCCCAATTTGATGAATGGAAGGATGATGGACAGCTTGATTGGTTTTTAGACGGCTTTGACATGCATCAAAAGGCGAGGAACTTCGCCAAAGATGCTTTTCACATCTATAAAAAAAGCAGGGTTCTTTATGAAAATGATCATCGTCCGGAAGGTTTTGAATGGATTGATGTCCATAATGCCGAACAATCGGTGGTCTCTTTTATCCGCTACGGAAAAAAGCCGAATGAAGCGCTGATTGCCGTTTGCAATTTTACACCCGCCGCCTACCACGGATATCGGATCGGCGTCCCTTTTCAAACGGAGTACGTTGAAATTTTAAACAGTGATCATCAAGCCTACGGCGGTTCACATCAAATCAACAGAAGGGCTCTTCAGGCACAAAAAAACGGCCTGCACGGCAAGCCATACTGTATCAGCATGACTGTCCCTCCGCTTGGGATCTCGATTCTCAGGGCGGTCAAAAAGAGAGGGGGAAAAAGAGATGAAAGAACGGTGTGTGGCCATGCTTTTGGCGGGCGGCAAAGGAAGCAGGCTGAGCGATTTGACTAA